The window GAGTCTTGTCCTGTTTATAAGAACTAGAAAAGCTTATCAACGGTTTGAACAAGCTCGGATAAGTTCAAACATTGATTCATAGAAACTTGTCTCAATCCCCCAATGGCTTGTGTGTATATCGTTATATGTAGGATCTACATTTTATGACAGAAGTTATAGTGGACTGTTAtagatttttatataaacaaagATTCACTTTCCATTTCAGTACTTACAACTTTAGGGATATATACAAAACCTCTGATCTTTAATACAAAGAAACAGCCGCTCATAAGCCAAAGTCATCTTACTCGCTGTGAACATCTCCGCCGCATACTCTTTACACTTCCTCCCTCTCTCAGCCAACCTCTCGGTTCCTTCCGCCACCGCGACCTCCATAGCCGCCGTCAGAGCCTCCACGTTAGGTGCAAACATAAACCCAAACTCATCATTCACCAAAACACTCCCCTTTATGCTCGGATACCTCGACGCCATCACTGGTTTACCACTCAACATCGCTTCCATCAGCGTCAAATCAAGCCCTTGTGGTCTAAGCGTCGGATTCACGAATATATCGATTCCATTGTAAAAGCCCTTGAGCTCATTTGCACTTAGGGATCCTAAAACGGTAACTTTATCGCCAAGTTTCTTGTAACGTTGCTCCCAAGGTCCTGTTCCAGCTACCACGAGGTAAACATTAGAATGCGTTTCGATTAGTTTCGAAAAAGCTTCGAAGAGCAACGGATGTCCTTTGTCTTTCACCAATCTCCCTGCGACTCCTAAAACAATCGCCGATGACCTTTCTTGTAGCCCAAGTTTCGACCTAAACAGAGAACGTAGCTTCTTGTCTGATGCGAATCCCTTTTCATCGACCCCGTTGAGGATCACATGAACCCTTTTCTCAGGGATCTGGTAAACGTCTCTTAGCATTTCCCCGCAGCTATCGCTGATCGCTACGTGATGAGCGTAGTTGTGAAAGAATCTGATTTCATCGAGTATCTTGGGAAGCACGGCACTGTATAGACTTGCGTTAAAGCTTTGTAATCTTGGTTCTCCTGGTTTGCGAATAAGATCTTGGTAAAGGCTTGAGTGTAAGCTCTCTAGCGCAATGCCGTGCCATGTTACAGCCAGGTTTGGAACCTCCCGGGCCTTCCAGTACGGTAAGGCCACGCTCTCGGAGTGGACCACGTCAAAAGGTTGTTTCTGGTTCTCTTCTTGGTAAAGCTCCCAGGCTTTTCTGTATTGCCATTTGCCTGGCTCTGAACCTCCGTGGGAATGTATTTTAAGGTTTATGATTTTGTTGGTTTCAAGGGAAGGGTGTAAGGGAGAGGTGAAAACGTGGACACGGTGTCCACGGCGGGCTAAGGCAGTGTAGAGAGTGAAGGCGTGGCGTTCCATGCCGCCGGGGTTGGGTCCATCGGGCCATTTACGGGAGAAGACCGCGAGTTTTAGAGTTTTGGGAGGAGGGTTGGTTAAGGAGAAAGCAAGGCGGTTCCAGGGAAACTGGGCGGTTCGGAGGTCGCCAGACCACGGTGGCTGATATGTGTAAGAAGAGGAGAATGcggcggtggaggaggagcatgaggatgtgtggaggaggaagagagatAGGATGCTAAAGGGGACGGTGAAGAAGAGAAAAGTGCAAAGTCTAGGTTTCTTGTGTTTGGTTTTTGAAGGCATTGTTtgactttttcttcttctgtcttTACAGATTTTAGCTCGTCTTAAAAGAAAAGATTTTAGCTCGTCTTATAAGAATAAAAACGAATAACGAAAAACACGGAACGAATCTGGCTCAGCTCAAgcacaagaacacaagaacttTGAAGTGAATCAAGAGCAGAGAGAatggattttgagtttttattaGTCTCGAGGTTTTTAGTCGACGGTGGTTACTTGATTCCACATGCCGAAAAACGCGCGCATCACATGGCTCATGGTTTGAATAAATTGTTATTGGGTCCTCATATGTTGTGGTGTTTCTTTAATTGGCAAAGACTTTTAATTATTGAtcaatttgtttctttttaaaaaaaaaatgtctagaaaataaattatttggaaAGCAAAACAGAATACGAAAAAACTCAAAGACAAAGTAGACTTTGGCAGGAACTATACTATTTATATATTGAGCTTATTTATCATGCAATGATTTTATATCcacaatataatatattatgcaAGATTGCAAGTAGATTGTGATATTGTATACTGTTTATATAGTGAGCTTATTTATCATGCAATAAgtttatattcacaatataatatattatgcaAGAAGATTTTGATATCAATTAT of the Brassica rapa cultivar Chiifu-401-42 chromosome A03, CAAS_Brap_v3.01, whole genome shotgun sequence genome contains:
- the LOC103861177 gene encoding uncharacterized protein LOC103861177, translated to MPSKTKHKKPRLCTFLFFTVPFSILSLFLLHTSSCSSSTAAFSSSYTYQPPWSGDLRTAQFPWNRLAFSLTNPPPKTLKLAVFSRKWPDGPNPGGMERHAFTLYTALARRGHRVHVFTSPLHPSLETNKIINLKIHSHGGSEPGKWQYRKAWELYQEENQKQPFDVVHSESVALPYWKAREVPNLAVTWHGIALESLHSSLYQDLIRKPGEPRLQSFNASLYSAVLPKILDEIRFFHNYAHHVAISDSCGEMLRDVYQIPEKRVHVILNGVDEKGFASDKKLRSLFRSKLGLQERSSAIVLGVAGRLVKDKGHPLLFEAFSKLIETHSNVYLVVAGTGPWEQRYKKLGDKVTVLGSLSANELKGFYNGIDIFVNPTLRPQGLDLTLMEAMLSGKPVMASRYPSIKGSVLVNDEFGFMFAPNVEALTAAMEVAVAEGTERLAERGRKCKEYAAEMFTASKMTLAYERLFLCIKDQRFCIYP